ATACGAagtataaaaattcaaaaacaaagaaaaaatagataaataggtTTCTGGTCTTAGAGAGCGCCACATCAGCATGCCTAACAttcagttttatatatatatattgatgattgaTTGATTGTTATAAATCGTTAATAAAAATTTCCATTATAACTTGGAATTCACATAAATGTTGGTTATTGGTTTTATCACattcatttttcttcaattctATTTGAATTCGTGTTGTATAAATAGAAATACTTTAAGTTAATCTAGTACTAATATATCTTTGTTAATCCATATTTgttatactatatatactagttaattaaaCATCACCTCTagattttccaattttcttacTACGCCAACACACATGATTTGAGCAAAGAGGGAGATTATATTAAAACACAACTTAAtatacatcatcatcatcaaatttatataatgtttgatTTACTcaattatttggtaaaatataaaatattaaccGACGAAATCggaaatatatgttatattggGCCAGTTTGGttttaatattaaagaaatcGACTTAAAtagtttgattttcttttaagcAAAACCTGAATCAAACCGCACCACGAACACCCCCTAAAACAAATAGATAGTTCATATATAGGTTATATTGCTATGAATATCTTCATAGGTATATAGCCATAGCTGGAAAAATATTCTATCAAATAATTGATTATGTCCTTAAAGTACATTAGGACAACCTTAATTTATGACCTATGTTGATTCTTGAAAAAAGTATTGTACCTTTGATTTAGAGTTGAATACATGTTCACCTTAATTATTATGACATAAATTGGGGAAAAAAAGaccatttatattatatatcacATATACATAGGAATACATTAACAAATCTGTCATGTATACAGCAATAACATAACAAACTAATAATATAGTCTTAAGTATACAGACCTTACGCTTACCTTTCCGACTAAACAAACGAAGTTTAAACCATGAGTTTTCCGCTATATACCTTCTGTTTCTTCAACTAAACAATTTGGCTCTTCCCCTCAATGAACATTGGGATATAATGGTCCATCATACATCCTTCATTTTAACTGGTAAAATACTGTACAAGCATAACAAGCAGCATTTGCCAAAAGACATTTAGTCTTTTGTCTTCCCATTTCAACACCCAGGTTCCAAAAAATACTGAGTTGAATGTCAGGAATATCTCTATACTTTCTACTTTCATGACTCTATACATAATTTAGCTCAAACTAGTCAGATAACTGCACCGAGCAAACATGTGTGAAGATTAGTCATTCCACAGACGCCTCGGCTCTGTAGCTTTGAGTTTGCAGTATGGATAGCTAGCTAGTAGTTTCGTTAACTATGTACAATACAAGTTAGACCCTTTATTCAGCTGAAGTAGGTCAGCTAGAATGCATGCATGATATAGTGCTTCCACTTCCAAGTCTATATCATGTAATCGTAAAGCATTACATTGGTGTCAGGGACGGCAAGTGGCAACTTATCAATATAAAGGTAGAACCGCCTTACATTCTCCTGCTCTACAGTGGTGCTATCAACCACATCACAGTCACTAGTTAGAACCCACAAGTCTCTGGAGTTTACTCTCGTTAGACTACCTCGACAAAAAGGGCATGATTGAGACCGGATGTACCTGACAGATAACAGGACAATGTTGTTAACCATTTATGAAACTAGTACTTATGCAAAGGGGTCAGGGTGCTTTTCGTACCAGTCGTGGAAACAGCCAACACACATGGAATGGCTACAATTAGGCAAAACTATCTTGGAGCCAGTCTCCATGCATATAccacattcttcttcttctcccgGAATACTTTTACATGACTGTCTTTTCTCTTCCACTCTTCCATTTGAAGTGTTCAAGAGTTGAGTTACTTTAGTATTCTCCTTCATTAATTCCACTAAATTCCCCTCCAGCTGCTTTAGTGAAGGATATATAATGGCTGCAACATTTTACAACAACTATTCAGCATTGATGAAATCCTGGCACACCCTTCGATATCATTTTATAATCATTAGTTACAacggaaaaaggagaaaagtagtactccctccgtcacAAGTTATGTGATGGCGTTCGAGTGAGCACGAAGAAgtttaagaatgaaagaaaaacttttgaaacttgttgTCTAAAACAAGCCataaatatttgtgtgactgtaaatcatctcattaaggGTAGAATAAGAcgtttaaagttaaattattactaaatataaaaaatttgtcATTCTTTTCAGGACAGACTGAAAAAGAAAGAGTTCCGCTTAAATTGGAACCGAGGGAATAGTCTCATCAAATTGATTAACCAAATTCCAACtatcaaattcaatttcttttgcTTTTCTGTCTCCCTCCCATTGTTGTAGGCTAAACGAAAAGAAGAACAAACGAGGAAAGAATACAAACCGTAGAATTCTCTAATTGTGGCCTTCCTTTCTTGTGGGGGCATTGTTGGCATTCCATCAACATAAACCTACAAAGATGACTAGTTTAGATCCTAAAACACCACGTTGTGAAAGTGTGAAACAAATGGACATAGACAACCAAGAACTCAACTAGAGGTAATGCCTTTAATTTGCATAAAAAAAGTGAAGTTTAAGTGAAAGCTCACCTTGTAAACAAGAATGTGAAGGAGTCCTAAGCAACTAGCTAGAGTATCTAAACAACTATAGTCCATCCATTCTATCAGAAACAGCAAGAAGGGGGCGAGAAAACCATAGGAAACTTTCATCTGAACACAATCCCCATCGAGATCCCGGGGAAGAGCCGCTGCCCTGCAAAACACATCTCATGAACAAAACAGTTGTAAACTAGCTATTCTTCAAATCAAACCATTGTTGTTCATCTAACTATAAAAAAGACGGAACAAAATAAGCACTTATAGAAAGGAAATTGAACTGCCTCAAAAGCAAATTCTTCACAGTAAGTGTGTACCATCTATTCTAAAAGCTTAAAACTATTAGAGAGACCATACTTTTGATTATTTAATCATATAGTATCTCAACACGCCTCTCCTCGCGTGTTGGCCCAACTTTTTCTTTCATAGGCCAAACAcgtgaaaatattttctttctcattttctttaGCTGTGGCAAAACTTCCAATTAGgaccttttattttttgtttcccaCCCGGTGTCAGCATAGGAGCTTCAACTAAATCCGCAGGGCAGGGGTAgcgctcccaacaagattttttcCATACTCAGGGATTGAAACCGAGACCTCTAGTTAAATTGGAGCAATCCCACCATTGCACTACAACTCATATTGGTACAATTAGGACCTTTGTCTACTACGATACCATCTTAATAGATGTAagcatctcatctaaaagtttaaactATTGGAGAGAGTACACATATAATTACCTAACATTTCAAAATTATGACAATTGTGGCCATAACTCTGAGCCAGTTAAATTTAAACAATACCCAAGTCCAAATTTAAACATCAAGCAAATGAAAATGACAAATTGTTGTGAAAAGGAAACAATTCAGGCTTGAGCTACTTTACTAGTAAGTAAATTTGCACAAATTTCAACatcaaaaatgacaaaatttaaGTTATTGATGAAAGAAACTACCCAACAAGTAGAATGATGTGCAACCAACTTAAGAAAAATTgatgagaaataagaaaagaaagtttATTACATAGTATTGGCATGTTGAACATCAGCTTCAAGGGCTTTGATGGATTCTCTAAAGGAAGAATTTTGGCTATGATTCTGCCACATTATTTATTCTcaacttttttttactttgaaagGGTCTTTTTGGATGATGTTTTCAAAGTATAGCTATTAATAATAAGGAGAAGAAAATAAGGGGAAAAAGGAGTGAGTGGTTGGTTAGGATAGCTTAATGGTTATAACTTGGCCTTCTTGAAGCCTCTAAGTAAAGAAAAGGATATCTTCAATATGTGTCATCTCTTATGTGGTTTTCCTAAGtactcttcttttctttttaaattatcattttcctatatacattaaaaaaactaatttggCTTTGGCTTTGGTTTTTAGGCTAATCCCATTTTCATTGCTTACTACTCTTTCcctccacttttatttgtcatactgcgtttttcgaaagtcaatttgattaaatttcaaagttaaattagattacactaacatgatatttttaaaaaaaaaattaaatattcaaaaattatataaaaagtattgtAATTGTAATTTTTGTATATCTGAAAAAATACATAATGTTAGTAaaagttcttatagtttgacgCTAAAAAGGaaactgtaacaccccgaattCGAGAAAGgacaaaatttcagattttcagaagttgcaggttcCACAACCGTAGGTTGAACCACGGATcgtaggtggggtccgtggttGGTCACCTCAACTTCCCCCCAGAACTCCCAGAAAAGTCTTGACCAACGGCAGGATCTAaggaccgtaggtgggaccacggtccgtggttcagACCCCAGTTTCCAACTCTCTGAAAGCCAAACGACGATTGACAGtactttgattaatttttaaagttaaattagattacattaatatgatattttaaataaatatatatatatatatatatatatatatatatattcaaaactatacaaaaggtactataattgtaatttttgtatatcaataagatggaaaaatacatcataaaatgttagtaaGAGTTCTTATAGTTTACGCTAAAAaagaaaccatgacaattaaaaatagatCGTATCAACAAacccttttcttttgttttagtttttgggaCATAATGGAGATGTTTCTTAATTTAATGATTTGAGCCCGTtgaacttaataaaaaaaaattattattattatatgagtTTGAGACTCTTTTTTCACAAAAAGTTGACCCAATGTTTGTGGTTCAAAACAATTGTAAGAATTGTATCCATCAAAATTTATCAAactatataaagaaaaattacagaaCTAGCATCaattatgttaaatttgtgCTGTGCGTATTATTTTTAAGTGATgttaattaaatgattttaaattatcttattaaggataaaatcaATACCTAATAATATTGATTAAATGAGTTTAAAATTCaactctaaaataaatttttatatatacctATTTGAGACCACTAATTATGTCATGTGACAAATTGAAggtgtatttaaatttagttaATGATGGAGAGAAGGGAGGAAGACGGAGAATGGTGGTGGAGGATATGTGTGGGAGATTGATGAGAGAGAATTGATTGACATGAAGGCCTTAAAATTAGGGTGgtttaattatacaaataattaatttataggCTATTATTTAGGGATATGTGTATCTGAATATATAGTAGGaaattcttaattaatgataaaatatataaggGATAATTTCAGAGACCACCCCTCAGGTTTGACTCAATAACATTAACCTCCCTTCTAATTTACGATATTACATTTACCTcccttattttgatttttctataACAATTCATTTAACttactaattattaatataaagaaTTATAATCTGACTAATTTTCCCTCTTCAAAATTCTATTTTGTTGATTCCTTGATAATCGATTTATTTTCATCTTCCACTAAAACCCTTTtatttaaatgaatttataattttatgcaATTCACGGTAAAATCAATTATAATAGTGTCAACaattaagataaaaatataatgatTTAAGATGACTTAATTACTGAACAGGAAAAGAATATGATCAAAATTAGAACAAAATGTATGTTAATTTGTTTGCATTCCAGTAGATATGAAAATTGAGTTACTCcatttttcaagtttcaacattTGATATAAAATTCTTCACTTTCAATAAAATTAGACAAACAAATCGGTGGCATCAACTCTAAAACAGGTTTAGCCGAATGGATTAATGGAAGATGAAAAACATTCTTAGTGaaagatgaaaatatttattttataacaattaAGCTTTTTTACAAAATAGGATatattaaaaaaggaaaattagtcatatcataatttttttacattaatatttaataagttAAATGAATTgttaccaaaaactcaaaataaggGAGGCAAGTGTAATATTGTAAATCACAAGGAAGGTGAGTGTTACGAAGCCAAACCTGTGGGCAAGTCTCTAAACTTATCTCAATATATAATTGTTTGAAAGTATATATAGTATTGCCCCAATCTTTATataatcttaccaaataaacaaaagttCATAACAAAGTATAATAACTATCACAAAATTATTCTAAGAAAATACGACATTTATTTATCAAACTtaagttcaataaaaaattaaattgaacaTGAAGTGTAGTGTACTACTCTTtcatataatcctcccacatagtataAACAATCTCCTTACATTGAACATACATTTCTCGATATAAATAGTTTAAAGGTtgataagaataataatatcaaCTATAAATTTAAGCACAAACAGgagtcttgatccaattttaaTCAACACATAAATAGAATCAAACCTTAGTCTTCAATCCAAAACAAAGATTCACTACTCAGGATTAAGTTCTTTCATAGATTTCAACTAAAGAAGCTTTCCATATCAGTAAGTCTATAAGAAATGTATCACTGTGGTacgaaaaaattatataaatacacaatttaagATATCGtaatctctaaaaaaaattaccatttaaaaaaattataaaatcctCTCTCGGATACATCTCCATCCCTTCTCAGGTACATCTCTATCCTCTCGGATACATCGTTATCCCCCTTGGATACATCCTtatcccctctcggatacacccatcccattaagtaatgtatcatttgCAATGTATCAGACAACCAAGAAATGTTTCCGATAGCAATGAAAAAATCGgaatttttataattgaaaaaactttCGAAATAGAATGAATTAGCCCCCAAATGTATGAGATATCCgcaagttatatatatatatatatatatatatatatatatatatatatatatataNTGAACTCACGGCTCAAATTATTTATCTGACTGCCCCTTGTTCTATTCATTAAACCACCGcttcttcatttttaatatcatcaatatatatatatatatatatatatatatatacactgaTGGTATCTATATGCTCTAATGGTATCAAGAAGTAATTGAGCAGTCTTTTCACTGAAATAATGTTTGTTCCTCCTTGATGtcataaaagtatatatattctaaTAGTATCAAAGAATAACTGAGTAGTGTTTTCACTGAAGCACTATTTCATCCTCTTTGATATCATCATAGTATATTTATACTTTGATGTATGTAAACACGTATTGATAGTTAAAAATAGAAGTACGAAATAAGGGGGTAGGCGCTCATAAATAGTTTCATTTTTTGGGCTACAAGCATTCTTTTCCTAAATAAAATATAGGGATAAGGTACaagtaccccccccccccccatagAGTATGACCGATATCCCAAAAACACACATAAACTTAACTAGGGTCTTATTACGCCCCTCCCCccctaaattaatttaaaatggaattAACACACCACAAACGTTGACATGACatagagagtgtgcacactctcttgaAAGCAAGTGATGAGTGCACAAATTGGacatatgtcatttttttattggtaACCTTAAaattagttagtacacatatttattgatattaaaacgtatatatatatatattattattattaattttttattattattatttttttttaatttctttctttgtaaaatatttattttaatttcttttcactttaaactttttttaattaatttattatcttttcacttttaattattttttaaaaattatgtgtatttttttaaaaaaataattttaaagtgtCCATTAATTTtaacgttttaattttttttatgttatttgaaTTGCTTAACTTATTTTGATATCcgttcaaaattaacttattttaaatacaagacatttgaaattaaatttgaaatcaaaccaaaacgaaagataaagaaaataaaatcaatcgaaaataaaagagaaaaaacaatgaatgaaggtaaaaaaaaaagtttcgaCACATGGTTAAAAATtgtgtattaacttaatttaatacaagataaagaaaataagaatattattttttaaaaaaaaataattatctttttaaattaaaaacataaaattaaaaaaaattatacacgtGACAGGCGAGTGTGTACAAACACAACTAACTTGGGTGGTTGAAGGTGTCACGTCAGCATaaaaggtgcacaaaaatacgaaaaaaatgagtttagggggtaataggaTCCTAATTAAATTTAGGTGTCTCTGAAATGAAATTTCAATCATAGTTTTAGGAAATACTTGTGTCTTATccctaaaatatatattagctATAGGGATCTGATGAGctataatttatcaaaaaagtaGCTCTGAAGTATAATTCGGTCCAATACGGTCCAAAGTTGagcaaaattggaaaaaaaaaattagattcaTATTCCTTTGTTCATCTAATTTACCTATTTTGGCCCAACTTATCAAATTATTTCCGTAATTATCAATATTATACATGaagggtaattttttttaaccattAGTCTAAGGTAGAGGTGTGCAATATTTGGATTACAtcgaaatcaaatcaaatcaaatcaaaccaaattctAATTTAGATtggttttttggatttttggtttggttttggatttataatttactttgtttggttttttggtttggtttcggatttagaaaaatgaaaatcaaaaaatcaaaaaaaacaaattatattatatatatatgttttgaattaagttggagttaaccattattgtccctttttagttattttcattatgatttagttttttttttttatgtttggacatctataattgatatacttttaagtattgtgttttatgttt
The DNA window shown above is from Solanum stenotomum isolate F172 chromosome 6, ASM1918654v1, whole genome shotgun sequence and carries:
- the LOC125866757 gene encoding E3 ubiquitin-protein ligase AIRP2-like; its protein translation is MWQNHSQNSSFRESIKALEADVQHANTMAAALPRDLDGDCVQMKVSYGFLAPFLLFLIEWMDYSCLDTLASCLGLLHILVYKVYVDGMPTMPPQERKATIREFYAIIYPSLKQLEGNLVELMKENTKVTQLLNTSNGRVEEKRQSCKSIPGEEEECGICMETGSKIVLPNCSHSMCVGCFHDWYIRSQSCPFCRGSLTRVNSRDLWVLTSDCDVVDSTTVEQENVRRFYLYIDKLPLAVPDTNVMLYDYMI